One window of the Lycium ferocissimum isolate CSIRO_LF1 unplaced genomic scaffold, AGI_CSIRO_Lferr_CH_V1 ctg17017, whole genome shotgun sequence genome contains the following:
- the LOC132042676 gene encoding uncharacterized protein LOC132042676: MKNYCSKFVHKCHKCQIHGDLIKVPPTELNAMTSPWPFAAWGMDVIGPMEPATSNKYRFILVAIDYFTKWVEVASYSSVTKKVVTNFVRNNIICRFGIPKSIITDNGANLNSHLMKDMCAQFRITHRNSTAYRPQMNGAVEAAKQNIKKILRKIIDNYKDRHEQFPYALLGYRTTARTSTGATPYLLVYGTEAVILVEVEIPSL; this comes from the coding sequence ATGAAAAATTACTGTAGCAAATTTGTCCATAAATGCCACAAGTGTCAAATTCATGGAGACCTGATAAAGGTCCCTCCAACAGAACTAAATGCTATGACGTCACCTTGGCCATTCGCcgcttggggcatggatgtcatAGGACCGATGGAGCCAGCTACGTCAAATAAATATCGTTTCATTTTGGTCGCCATAGACTACtttaccaagtgggtggaagtGGCATCTTATTCATCGGtgacaaagaaagtggtcaCAAACTTTGTAcgcaacaacatcatatgccgaTTTGGCATcccaaaatcaatcataacagacaatgggGCTAACCTGAATAGCCACTTGATGAAAGACATGTGTGCGCAGTTCCGGATCACTCATCGGAATTCAACTGCATATCGACCACAAATGAATGGGGCTGTGGAAGCCGCCAAACaaaacatcaagaaaatccTCCGAAAGATTATTGATAACTACAAAGACCGGCATGAACAGTTTCCTTATGCATTACTAGGATACCGCACTACTGCCAGGACTTCAACTGGAGCCACCCCATACCTGTTGGTGTATGGCACTGAAGCAGTGATACTAGTCGAAGTAGAAATCCCTTCACTTTGA